Proteins from one Carcharodon carcharias isolate sCarCar2 chromosome 19, sCarCar2.pri, whole genome shotgun sequence genomic window:
- the LOC121291294 gene encoding E3 ubiquitin-protein ligase TRIM39-like yields MASEKELENLINEAICSICLEFYTEPMMLDCGHNFCKACILNYWDKNKESISCPKCREHFSQRNVRLNRFAANMVESVRKLSAKPREGGGALLCDQHDEKLKLFCENDKTAICVVCAVSREHKDHRISPLKDAAEVYKGKLQTALDLLNKQADEISNSQSNQQANIAELKKQAETMRKNIEAEFAKLRQYLRDEEKVLMGKIKKKEDSILQQLEENLKTVISEKALMNERIVDIQQRMSLKDAEILKEGCQGPRDGVEEIYQNSTRDEGLQLCRESGESGVVLLKNRGDLTEAFKTMNGFHKNTTETLYPKATETNFNLSLYEPIGPLQYIVWKRMLKVISPALLTLDPQTAHPRLLLTDDDTQVKRGEWKKVPEFPERFSFLLGVLATQGFTSGRHYWEVDVGDNGAWDVGAAKASVARKAIPEDGVWAVGLWDKEYTAFTNPRTALKLGSMVPKRVGVYLDYEGGQVSFYNAHNMAHIYTFTETFTEAVYPYLSTESRTDPLKLVALQLEF; encoded by the exons ATGGCGAGCGAAAAGGAATTGGAGAATCTGATAAACGAAGCGATCTGCTCGATCTGCCTGGAGTTTTACACGGAGCCGATGATGCTCGACTGCGGCCACAATTTCTGCAAAGCCTGCATCCTGAACTACTGGGACAAGAACAAGGAGAGCATCTCCTGCCCCAAATGCCGGGAGCACTTCTCCCAGAGGAATGTCAGGCTGAACCGCTTCGCGGCGAACATGGTGGAGAGCGTCCGCAAGCTCAGCGCCAAGCCCAGGGAGGGCGGCGGCGCCCTGCTCTGCGACCAGCACGACGAGAAACTCAAGCTCTTCTGCGAGAACGACAAGACGGCGATCTGTGTCGTCTGCGCCGTTTCACGTGAGCACAAGGACCACAGGATCAGCCCCCTGAAAGATGCCGCCGAGGTCTACAAG GGAAAGCTGCAAACAGCACTGGATTTACTCAACAAGCAAgcggatgagatttccaacagtCAGAGCAACCAGCAGGCCAACATAGCTGAACTGAAG AAACAAGCCGAGACCATGCGGAAGAACATTGAGGCCGAATTTGCCAAACTCCGCCAATACCTCCGGGACGAGGAGAAGGTGCTGATGGGAAAGATCaagaagaaggaagacagcaTCTTGCAGCAGCTGGAAGAAAACTTGAAGACAGTCATATCAGAAAAGGCTCTGATGAACGAACGCATAGTGGACATACAGCAGAGGATGTCACTGAAGGATGCGGAGATCCTCAAG gaaggatgccaAGGCCCACGGGATGGTGTGGAGGAAATTTATCAGAATagcaccagggatgagggacttcagttatgcagaGAGTCTGGAGaatctggggttgttctcctgaagaacagaggagatttgacagaggcgtTCAAAACCATGAATGGTTTCCATAAGAATAC AACGGAGACATTGTACCCTAAAGCCACAGAAACCAATTTTAATCTGAGTCTATATGAGCCCATTGGACCTCTGCAGTACATAGTGTGGAAACGGATGCTGAAGGTTATCAGTCCAG CCCTCCTGACCCTGGACCCGCAGACTGCGCACCCCCGCCTCCTCCTGACCGACGACGACACCCAGGTGAAGCGAGGCGAGTGGAAGAAGGTGCCCGAGTTTCCCGAGCGCTTCAGCTTCCTGCTCGGCGTCCTGGCCACCCAGGGGTTCACGTCGGGGCGGCACTACTGGGAGGTAGACGTGGGCGACAACGGGGCCTGGGACGTGGGCGCGGCCAAGGCGTCGGTGGCGAGGAAGGCCATCCCGGAGGACGGGGTCTGGGCGGTGGGTCTGTGGGACAAGGAGTACACGGCGTTCACCAACCCGCGGACTGCCCTGAAACTGGGTAGCATGGTTCCCAAGAGGGTGGGGGTCTACCTGGACTATGAGGGAGGGCAGGTATCGTTTTACAACGCCCATAACATGGCCCACATCTACACCTTCACCGAAACCTTCACTGAGGCAGTCTACCCTTACCTCAGCACCGAGAGCAGGACTGATCCACTGAAGCTGGTCGCACTGCAGCT GGAATTTTAA